GAAAAAGTTTGGTAACCCCGGCTGTTATCACTGTCCTCTTTCAATGTGTTTATCTCATATCTGCTGAGGTTTACTGTAACTAGGTGTAGTCTGTTATGAGCCGAATTCCTCTCAGCCGTGGGACTTGTTCAGCCAGATTCCCTGACACCATTTAATAGAGCTGATCaattaatacatttattattttgtctctaCAGATACATTGAAAAGTTGGAGAGGCTGAAAAAgctgagggaggaaaaggagcagCTTCAAcagaggtaaaaaaacaaaacataaaataaatttgGTGACAGTTTGTTGTACAGTCGAACCGGCCAGACTGAGGCGGTTTACAGTAGAATTTAATGAAGATGTGACGATGTTGGGGACGGATatagaaattaaaaataataaaatctgcACACTCCTTAGCAACAATGCCCACAAACAGATTTAATTGAACAAACTGCCCATATCCACTGTCACAACAAAGACAAactctgtaagactgatgtttattttatgtttatttgtattattttaactGTGTTCTCTCCACAGAGTGATCCAGTCCATGGACAGGAAGCTGCAGGCGGATCAGATGGCGAGTTAACCTCCGTTAACCTGACATCACACCTCCTTTTATTATATTCAGTCCCTATGAAGCAGCTGAAGAAGGGGTTTATCCCTTATTTCTGTCTGACACACATGAAGGAAACCTAATCAGTGGAACCCAAAGTGTTTTAATAACAGTTAAAACCAGGTCAGGCTCATGAGGAAGAAGCCAGtgacagaaacaacagaatACTACCTCATTGGTTTGTACTCGGttactgtaaaacacatcaaGGTCTTTTCTCCTCATATCTGTTTAATGCTCTCATCACAGCTCAGGCTTGCAGATGTATATTTTTATAATCTGACTGGAGTATTGTCCTTCTTGTTCCCTGTGCTGTCATGTTAATAGATTTAGATCAAAGTGAATAAAGTGAAACATGTTGTTTCTCCCAGAAATGGAAGATCATGTCGTGTAAGATGAAGATCGAGCAGCTGAAGGAGGCGATAACCTGGGGCAACGAGGAGGTGAAGAGCGGTGAGTCGGTtcgtcagtcagtgagtgagttagtgagttAATGAGTGAGttagtcagtgagtgagtgagttattgAGTTAGTGAGTTAGTTATTGAGTTGGTGAGTGAGTTAGTTATTGAGTcggtgggtgagtgagtgagttagttaTTGAGTGAGTGCATTAGTGAGTTAGTTATTGAGTGAGTTAgttggtgagtgagtgagtgagttagttaTTGAGtcggtgagtgagtgagttagttagTTATTGAGTGAGTTAGTTATTGAGTGAGTGCATTAGTGAGTTAGTTATtgagtgagttagtgagttAGTTATTGAGTGAGTTAGTTATtgagtgagttagtgagttagttattgagtgagttagtgagttAGTTATTGAGTGAGTTAGTTATTGAGTGAGTTAGTTATTGAGTGAGTTAGTTATtgagtgagttagtgagttagttattgagtgagttagtgagttAGTTATTGAGTGAGTTAGTTATTGAGTGAGTTAGTTATtgagtgagttagtgagttAGTTATTGAGTGAGTTAGTTATtgagtgagttagtgagttagttattgagtgagttagtgagttagttattgagtgagttagtgagttagttattgagtgagtgagtgagttagttattgagtgagtgagtgagttagttattgagtgagtgagtgagttagttattgagtgagtgagtgagttagttattgagtgagtgagtgagttagttattgagtgagtgagtgagttagttattgagtgagtgagtgagttagttaTTGAGTGAGTTAATGAGTGAGTCAGGGATTAAACCTGTGATTTTTGGTCATCCAACCAGCCACACAGTCACATCCCTGTGTATCAAACagctcatcctcctcctcccccccccccccccccccccctccccccccctcagaTAAAGACCTCCTCCTGCGCTCTCAGGAGGAGAGCCAGCGGCTGCAGCGTCGGGCCGGACGCCACCAGGAGAAACGGGACAAGATCGAGCGCCACAACCGGCGTCTGGGCGAGCTGCTGGAGCGGCGCGGGCGCGAGCTGCAGGGCCGGCTGGGCCAGCTGGCCGCGCTGCGCCGCCAACACATCCTGGAGCTCACCACACACATCTTCCCCAcacaggaggagaagcagggcagcaggtgcacacacacacacacacacacgcacacacacacacacaccggcttCAGTTAACATTTAGCAGATTCAAGGACTAAAAATCAAAATTCAACCATGGATTGACTTAAATTAGTCAAATatgggcgtcctggtggatcagcgGTCTGAGGCGCGGTCCATGTAACTGCAGCGTCTCAGGTTATCCAAAATAATGCCAAAATACCCCAAAAACCAATCCATAAATACGACCTGCCCACTGGGAAAAGATCATGTCAGCCTCCTAGAGGTTGCTGTGATATGTGGGAAGTGCGTCAACACAAGCGGCGACACTGAAGCGAATCCACTGATGTCAGCAGTCCAACGTGATAAAAATCTAAGTGATCAGTTATTCTCACAGTAACAGTCAAGTCTATTGACAGAAAGCAAGTCaaatctgctgcagtttgttatggttgatttgaaatgaaagaataaataaaataaaactgatgTTGGATGCGGGCGATCCAGCGAGTCGAACATGTGAACGCTCCAAGTCGTCCCGTTCTTTCCCTCCTGATGTGATGTGAACGCAGCGTTAGTCCTGCAGCCGTTTAtacaatcccccccccccctgcccctgCGTCTGTCCGTCAGAGACCCTGCGGACGTGGTGGCGGAGTGCGACCCGGCGCTGACCTCCAGCACGGTGAGCGAGCTGGCGGAGGCGCGGCGCACCACCTACCTGTCCGGACGCTGGATCTGGGACGACCAGAACGGAGAGACCAGCATCAGCATCACCGGGCCGCCCGTCACGCTGCCTAGCAACGGAGACTGCTCCGCCTACTacagctgggtggaggagaagagcacCAATCAGGGGCCAGGTGAGAAACGTGTTAAAACCCTTCACTTCTCGTAGGGTCATTAGTTGTGTtgtctgtgacctctgacctctgacctcctccctccctcgcagAGTTGGACCACATTAACCCCGCCCACACCATCAGCGCGGCGCTCTGCTACGCCACGCAGCTCGCCAACATCCTGTCCCACATCCTGGACGTCAACCTGCCCAAGAAGCTCTGCAACAGGTAGGAGGACTGaccgagtcccaagtcagtctcaagtcaagtcccaagtctaaatgtagaacagcaagtcaagtcagaacaaatcaagagtccagtatcaatttaatatcttaaagaaaactaaatatctaggactcaatgcaatatggttttaataggataaaaacttggtaagagcatcatgagtttgatttctataatcagtttcaacttcaataaattcaatcattccatacaaattcagaaaacagaatttaaattcagtcgtctggcctgctattggcccgttaTCGGCGACCTGTGGATCACTAGGAAAACGACTCAAAATCCACTTGAGGTTTTGAGAGTAAAACAAGATGGCCGCCTCCTGACACGCTGCCTGTTTGGTCCTCAGTGAGTTCTGTGGAGAGAATCTGAGCCGGTATCGCTT
The nucleotide sequence above comes from Centroberyx gerrardi isolate f3 chromosome 17, fCenGer3.hap1.cur.20231027, whole genome shotgun sequence. Encoded proteins:
- the atg14 gene encoding beclin 1-associated autophagy-related key regulator; the encoded protein is MASAAGVSPGGPDQGASSGSQVGGRPPLRPHHFHTTTPAPGCVMVESVDDAEGLYVAVERCPLCSTARRRLTCARCVQAGDFVYFDGRNPGRYIEKLERLKKLREEKEQLQQRVIQSMDRKLQADQMKWKIMSCKMKIEQLKEAITWGNEEVKSDKDLLLRSQEESQRLQRRAGRHQEKRDKIERHNRRLGELLERRGRELQGRLGQLAALRRQHILELTTHIFPTQEEKQGSRDPADVVAECDPALTSSTVSELAEARRTTYLSGRWIWDDQNGETSISITGPPVTLPSNGDCSAYYSWVEEKSTNQGPELDHINPAHTISAALCYATQLANILSHILDVNLPKKLCNSEFCGENLSRYRFTRALSKLNTNILHLCFSQHVDSEKLHPHHTLRNIMFLVAPDNDNLGRTGPFEVSADLEESMEFVEPEAAGPAEESGDEAVTDEETDLGTDWETVPSPRFCDIPSQSMDLSQSALLQVSQPAANAGGMISSAAASVTSWFRAYTGQR